AGGGCAGCGAAGAAACCGGAATCTAAGCGGGAGCTGCGTTTGTCTATCTCCTCACTTCAGTGCCATACGTCATGTCGAGTTCGCAAAGTATGCAACGAACTCTTTTGAGCCAACCTCATTTGCCTGTGTCGACTTCCTTGAGCAGCTCCGTCAGGCTCATGATGCTGTAACCACGTCGTTTGAGCTCCGGAAGGACCCTCCGCAGCATGGGAATGGTCCAGCTCCTCCTGTCGTGGCAGATTATGATCGCACCCGGGCGGGCCATGCTCAAGATGTGGTTGGCGTTCATCCGCCAAGAACTGATCTGGGCGTCGTGTGGGTATACGCTGCCCAGAACCATCCTGTAACCCATCTTGTCGACCAGTCGCCGCATCTTGTCGTTGAAGAAGCCCGAGCCCGGTCGGAAGTAGTTGGCCACCATCGGTTTGTTCTGGTATTCGTATGCGACCTTGATCTTCCTGTTGACCTCGAATATTTCCGACTCCAGCTGTCCGTCGGGTAGGGATCGCGAAGCTTCGTCATGCATGGCGTGGTTCCCGAGTTCGCTTCCGGACTTGATGATATCATCTAGGTCTTCTTCGCGACCATTCATCTGCGATCCAATGAGGAAGAATGTTGCACGGGCGTCGTTCTCGTTGAGTATTCTCAGGATCTCGGAGGTGTGCTGGGACGGCGCATCATCAATCGTCAGGCCGATGATTTTCTTGTCCGTCGAGACTTGCCAAAGCACGTCGGGCCATCGTCGCGCAAAATAGTCGATGAGAGATGCCGGGGGCTTGTAGATGATGTAGAAAGGGATGACCAGTAGGACGGCCAGGGTGAGGAGGGCCAGCAGGGTAGCCATTCGGTTCCTCCGCACGCGTCGGCGCAGCTTATTTGGTAATCGAAGGAGAGATATTCGTGCCATTGGCCGGTCTTTTACCTTCGTGGTTGTCGAAGAAAGAACGGGaagggcggcatcgtcgaaaTGGTCGAGTGGTGGTgaaacgaaacgaaacgaaGCTGAGCCTACCCTTCCCATTGACGCAGGGGTCATCACGGACGTCCCAGAGCTTGGGTATCATCCCTTGACTGGAGACTGTGGCTTTATATAGCTCTGTGTGGCTTTGTGTGGCTCATCACCATAACGCCGACCGCGAGATAGACCAATGAGTGGCCGTCAGACGCGACCCTCAATCAACCCTGCCAGTTGTCATGTCCAACGTCCAGGAAGCCGTTTTTATTGAGAACATCAGCGAGCCTGAAAAACGAAACGACGGAGTGGATTGAATATCGTACTGTGTCGGCTTGGGGTTACCAAAATGGGAGAGAGCTGCATATTTCCAACTCTCTCATAGATTCCGTATCATACTTGTTCATCCAGCAATAGTAACACATTCCTGAAAGCTCGAAGGTTCCATCACTTAATCTCTCCTGCCATGCTACGCCGCCATCAACTTTAACGGAGATCGCAGAATCAGGTGCTGAGTGACACGCCCCGAAACTCTCGGGTCTCGGCAGCCCGGGCGCCGTGATCGGGATTCCCGAGACGCTGGGTTCAAACTCTGACACCTCCATTCCCGGGGACATATGGGATACTGCATGCACTGGCTCAACGAACACAATTCATTCCCAGTGGTGACAGGGTAGCCCCGTTGTAcaccgccccccctcccccgcggCGTTCTTGACGCCATCGGCATTTGAGGGCCTGTGGTCCAGAACGGGGGAGAGATGCGATGAACTACTGGAGAGGAGTTTTCTACACAGAGGCGAGTTAATGGCAACTAGCGACCAGCGTGCGTTTTTCGATTCGAAGTGCCCGCTTAGCTACTTACTTGTAACTATAACTTATTCATTTCTTGACGGGGGTTCAATGAAACATTGATCCCGCGTCTTGTCACCTTGATGCACATTCAGGCCCACTAACTCCTTCCTGGGAGAGAAACGTATCGGGTTGAATAAGGACGAAATGTGCTCCAGAAAAGACGTTACATCCGATCCGAAAAAGGGACGCGATGGTGATGGAGACAACCCTCCCATGACGACGGGCCCCTTAATTCTTCCATTCCCCTCGAGGCAAAACCGAGAAGGCAGCAGTAAGGGTCGAACCCCGACCTGCCTGGTCATCTCGCCCTCGCGGGGATCGGCGGCGCAGTTCCATCAGCCTCTCTCGCTTGCTGGGAGGCTGGCCTGCATTGTTCATGCGTGGGCAAGGCACCCTGGAGGAAGATCAAACATAGGACGGGCGGGACGGGGAGCAACGGCATCGACAGCTTCTCAGTCCACCGCCCAATGCCGAATGCTTTGCAAGCCCATTCGTGAATGACGGAACCCCCTTGGACCAGGTTTGCGGTGCATTTGCACAAGTAACTGCCAACTcggagggagaagaaagcTGTCGCTGTGCGCAAACCTCGATGAGCTGTCTTTTGGAAGATAAAGAGGTTGAGTTTGTAGGGGTTCATGACTCTGGTTTTATGGAAGCAAGCCTGCTGGTGTTTCTGTATCAATACTTAGGCACCGGCAGTATGTGATTCCACCGTCTGTGAAGTGGTGTGTACTATCCAACCCAGCAGAAGTCACCGCTCCTCCACCCACCAACCGAACC
This sequence is a window from Colletotrichum higginsianum IMI 349063 chromosome 8, whole genome shotgun sequence. Protein-coding genes within it:
- a CDS encoding polysaccharide deacetylase, whose product is MATLLALLTLAVLLVIPFYIIYKPPASLIDYFARRWPDVLWQVSTDKKIIGLTIDDAPSQHTSEILRILNENDARATFFLIGSQMNGREEDLDDIIKSGSELGNHAMHDEASRSLPDGQLESEIFEVNRKIKVAYEYQNKPMVANYFRPGSGFFNDKMRRLVDKMGYRMVLGSVYPHDAQISSWRMNANHILSMARPGAIIICHDRRSWTIPMLRRVLPELKRRGYSIMSLTELLKEVDTGK